From a single Rutidosis leptorrhynchoides isolate AG116_Rl617_1_P2 chromosome 5, CSIRO_AGI_Rlap_v1, whole genome shotgun sequence genomic region:
- the LOC139849597 gene encoding uncharacterized protein, with amino-acid sequence MAYVDSKLVESQLNGSFEARDISMKKYLELAKALVTKFAAFEIKQIPRHRNKKADALSKLASLIYDHFTKMVMVEVLERKSTDEVTLMATITEEEDCWMSPFIQYLNEGTLPDDKLEARRIRMRAPMYHFQDGILYRKSFTEPYLRCVGPMQANEIIQEMHEGAYSTHSGYRTIVSRIKRMGYFWPHMYRDTYDLIVIARHVRYMLLSTYLPSTT; translated from the coding sequence ATGGCTTACGTCGACTCAAAACTAGTGGAAAGTCAACTAAATGGTAGTTTTGAAGCACGTGACATATCAATGAAAAAATACCTAGAGCTGGCAAAAGCGCTAGTCACAAAATTTGCGGCATTTGAAATCAAGCAAATACCCCGCCACCGTAACAAGAAAGCAGACGCCTTAAGCAAGCTTGCCTCCCTGATATACGATCACTTCACTAAAATGGTCATGGTGGAGGTACTAGAAAGAAAATCCACCGACGAAGTTACCCTCATGGCAACAATAACAGAAGAGGAAGATTGTTGGATGTCACCTTTCATACAATACCTTAATGAAGGTACCCTCCCGGATGACAAGTTAGAGGCTCGAAGGATACGGATGCGAGCACCGATGTACCACTTCCAAGATGGCATCCTGTATAGGAAATCGTTCACAGAACCGTATTTGAGATGTGTCGGACCAATGCAGGCCAACGAAATCATACAAGAAATGCACGAAGGAGCCTACTCGACGCACTCTGGCTACCGAACGATAGTTAGCAGAATCAAAAGAATGGGTTATTTCTGGCCGCACATGTACCGAGACACATATGACCTAATCGTGATTGCGAGGCATGTCAGATACATGCTCCTGTCAACATATCTCCCCAGCACAACATGA